From the Desulfobotulus mexicanus genome, one window contains:
- a CDS encoding response regulator, whose product MMRKPEDCTLMVVDDTETNIDLLLDTLGPEYEVMVAIDGPTALEHAKASPPDLILLDIMMPGMDGFEVCRRLKQDARTKDIPIVFITAMNEVLDEHKGLALGAVDYITKPFNPAIVRVRVHNHLSLKLAKEALADQNASLEERVRERTKELEQTQDVTIQCMASLAETRDMETGEHIRRSQHYVRTLARHLRSHPRFRHQLDNSLYIDQLFKSAPLHDIGKVGVPDRILLKEGPLTKEEFEEMKRHTIYGYEALQRAEKGMSGQPSFLSIAAEIAYTHHERWDGTGYPRGLKGDEIPVSGRLMAIADVYDALISKRSYKEAFSHETAVKIITEGDGRTLPCHFDPDVMNAFVKEAETFRNIAKRFSDEDNSDL is encoded by the coding sequence ATGATGCGTAAACCAGAAGACTGCACCCTGATGGTGGTGGACGACACGGAAACCAACATCGACCTTCTGCTGGATACACTGGGGCCGGAATACGAGGTCATGGTTGCCATAGACGGTCCCACGGCACTGGAACATGCCAAGGCCAGCCCTCCGGACCTGATTCTTCTGGATATAATGATGCCAGGCATGGATGGTTTTGAAGTCTGCCGCCGTCTGAAACAGGATGCCAGAACCAAAGATATTCCCATAGTATTTATTACGGCCATGAACGAGGTGCTGGATGAACACAAGGGGCTTGCATTAGGCGCTGTGGACTACATAACAAAGCCCTTTAATCCAGCCATTGTACGGGTACGGGTCCACAATCATCTTTCCCTGAAGCTTGCCAAGGAAGCCCTTGCAGACCAGAATGCAAGCCTTGAAGAGCGGGTCCGGGAAAGAACAAAGGAACTGGAACAGACCCAGGATGTCACCATTCAGTGCATGGCATCCCTTGCGGAAACCAGAGACATGGAAACCGGTGAGCATATCCGCAGATCCCAGCACTATGTCCGCACCCTGGCCCGCCATCTAAGAAGCCACCCAAGGTTCCGCCATCAGCTGGACAACAGTCTCTATATCGATCAGCTGTTTAAATCCGCCCCCCTCCACGACATCGGCAAGGTAGGTGTACCGGATCGGATTCTTCTCAAGGAAGGCCCCCTGACAAAGGAAGAATTTGAGGAAATGAAGCGCCACACCATTTATGGATATGAAGCCCTGCAGCGTGCTGAAAAAGGAATGTCCGGACAACCCTCCTTCCTCAGCATAGCAGCTGAAATAGCCTATACCCACCATGAGAGATGGGACGGAACCGGCTATCCCAGAGGCTTAAAGGGGGATGAGATACCAGTTTCCGGTAGACTGATGGCCATTGCCGATGTTTATGACGCCCTCATATCAAAGCGCAGCTACAAGGAAGCCTTTTCCCATGAAACAGCCGTAAAAATCATCACCGAAGGAGATGGCCGTACCCTGCCCTGCCATTTTGATCCGGATGTGATGAATGCCTTTGTTAAGGAAGCTGAAACCTTCCGCAACATTGCAAAACGGTTCTCCGACGAAGACAACTCTGACCTTTAA